Proteins co-encoded in one Nitrospinota bacterium genomic window:
- a CDS encoding chemotaxis protein CheV, with translation MPLVEQVPAPAASSILEVIEFEIDEKGPGGAPQSNFFGINVNKVREVIATPAIAHSAREHPALEGVIDLRGDVIPVINLPRWLGKWEPDYRYERTIVVEFNMLRAGFMVSRVHRIHRIPFDQLSPPTAFMKQGKQLASTGLYRNAGHIVMMLDLEKLLADIDPDTMEDGADIEAAPVPGHAVMVVDDSGLTRGIMEAAFTESGYEVLTATNGVDAIRDLEELQRQAENFKRPLSDFINAVTVDVEMPMMDGLHLARILKADKRFAGLKIIVYSSMATPERIKEWKALGVDDVVGKPQVAQLIQKVNALSSL, from the coding sequence TTCCATCCTTGAAGTCATCGAATTCGAAATAGACGAAAAAGGCCCCGGCGGCGCGCCGCAATCGAACTTCTTCGGCATCAACGTCAACAAGGTGCGCGAGGTGATCGCCACCCCCGCCATCGCCCACTCCGCGCGCGAACATCCCGCGCTGGAAGGGGTCATCGACCTGCGCGGCGACGTGATACCGGTCATCAACCTTCCCCGCTGGCTGGGGAAATGGGAGCCGGATTACCGCTACGAGCGGACCATCGTGGTGGAGTTCAACATGCTCCGCGCCGGCTTCATGGTGAGCCGCGTACACCGCATACACCGGATACCGTTCGACCAGCTATCCCCCCCCACCGCGTTCATGAAGCAGGGAAAGCAGCTCGCCTCCACCGGCCTCTACCGCAACGCGGGACACATCGTGATGATGCTCGACCTGGAGAAACTGCTCGCCGACATCGACCCCGATACGATGGAAGACGGAGCCGATATCGAAGCCGCCCCGGTGCCGGGCCACGCCGTGATGGTGGTGGACGACAGCGGCCTGACCCGCGGCATCATGGAAGCGGCCTTCACGGAGTCCGGCTACGAGGTGCTGACCGCCACCAACGGCGTGGACGCGATACGCGATCTGGAAGAGCTGCAACGGCAGGCGGAAAACTTCAAGCGGCCGCTCAGCGACTTCATCAACGCCGTCACCGTCGATGTGGAGATGCCGATGATGGACGGGCTGCACCTCGCCCGCATACTCAAGGCGGACAAACGCTTCGCCGGACTTAAGATAATCGTCTATTCCAGCATGGCCACGCCGGAGCGGATCAAGGAATGGAAAGCTCTCGGCGTGGACGACGTTGTGGGCAAGCCGCAAGTGGCGCAGCTCATCCAAAAGGTGAACGCCCTCTCCTCCCTCTGA